CCGACTTCTGCAATCGGTTTGTATAAAATATCTACCTTAAGATAGGGTTCTAAATCTGGAATTTTAGTCACACTTTGGATGATAGACTTTGCAAGCCTCATATCCTTTCCAATTTGATCCAATTTCCCTTGGAGTTCTTCTGTTTTATCTTTGACCCTAGTTTCCAACCGTTCGTTTAAATCTGTTAGCTGATTTTGAACTTTTTGTAAAACTTGATTTTTGTCAGAGAGGGCAACAGCAAAGTTTTCGGCCTCAACAAAACCTTTGGAAAAGTTTCTAGCAATATAAACAGATTGCACAAAAAACATAGTAAATATTCCAAAATGAATGGTGAGTGGGCCATAAATTATCAAATTATTGACTAGTATATCGTTAATAAAACTAGCGATGAAAATTGTAAAACTAATGAAAAACAAAATAGAACCCGGTAAAGAATCCCGAATGGCTCTAATGATCACAAGAAATGTATAAATTGCACCTGCAAGTGTAAAAGCCTGAAAAGGGATCATCAAATAGGTGTAAAACGATGATCTCGTTACTAAAACGATAAAACAAAAGGCAAATCCTAAATATTTAACAAACTCATAAACTCTACGAGAAAAATATGGTTTAAAAAGAAGATAAATATATTTAGAAAAGATTGGAGTGATTAAAAAGAAACTAAGATAACTAAGTTTTAAATGAATTTCCCACGGTAAATCTGGGAACAATTGAATCAGATATTTATTACCAGTGATGAATACCCTTAAGGCAATCAGAAGACAAGTTAAGGCAAACCAAAAAGTAAACGGATCTTTTTTTCTATTCCAATATAAAAACAGATGATAAATCCCCATAAACAAAATGCTACCAACAAGTAACATATCCCGCAGAATAGCAGATTCATATTGGTGATGAATCTCTGAAGTTTTTCCAAATATTACTATTTGGGCAGGTCCGCCCTTTCTATGATGATAATTAGAGATCTGTAGTACAATGGATGTTTGGTCTTCTTTGGGAAAGAAATCAATGATTCTTGGACGATATTCTGGTTTTCCTGTTTGATAAGAGGTGGTCACAGATCCGTTTGAAGATACCTTAACTCCATCAACAAACAAGTTGTAGGCGGTTTCCATTTCAGGAATCTTTAACGAAAGTGGAATTCCCTTCTGGCCATGTTGGATTTTGAGACTGAAGGTAGCATACCCATCCCCAGCCAAAAACCCTCGATCCCAAAAGGAATCTGTCCAGATCCCTGGAACTTTAAAAAAATGCGGCTCTCTCGTCTTTTCTAAAGACTCCATTTCTGTTGGAGAAATCAAAAGACCGGGATAGTATTCCCAATCTCCCACAAGTTCGATGGTTTTTGTCTGGTCTTTTAAATACGACTCGGCCTGCAGAAACCCCTTTTCCACCTTTGGAGGTGTTTCTTTCGCCATACACGAAACAAACACCAAACACCAAACCACCATCCCGACCCAACGGAAATTCATTAGAAAAGAGAGTTTAACAGTCCTATAGGCGGTTCTGAACAGGGATGTATTTTCTTTGGTTTTCGCCCACATATATTTGTTTTGGACGAACTTTTGAGAAATCTCCCTTCATTCTTTGTTCTCTCCAGTGAGCCAGCCAACCAGGAAGTCGACCAATCACTTGCATGACAGAGAACATATTCTTAGGGATTCCCAATGTGTGAAATACTAGTCCTGAGTAGTATTCTAAATTGGGGTAAAGGAGATTTTCCATAAAATAGGAGTCGTTCCAAACCACTTCATCAATTTGGAGGGCAACATCTTCCACAGCTGTTAATTTTCTGCCTTTGTAAAATTCATGAATGATTTCCCGAGCGACTTGTGCTCGTGGGCTTACCACATCGTAAGCCTTTTGTCCGAAACCATTATTACGGATCGTTAGACCACCACGTTTGAACCTTTCAAAGTAATCTTTAACAGGTGTTTTTGTTTTGATGATGTCTTCAATGAGTCCAATGGCTGCTGTGGGTCTTCCCCCTTCACGAGCTCCCCATTGTGCCATAATCCCTGCAGAGATAGAGGCAAATAAATTGGCTTGGGTGGATCCGACGACTTGCACCGCAGTGTTAGATACGTTTTGTTCGTGATCTGCATGGAGTATCCACATCTGGTTCAAAATGCGATCAAATTCATCGGGAACAGTATAATCGTTCGCAGGCATTTTATGCATCATATAAAGGAAGTTAGTGCAATACGGATTTTTATCTAATGGATAAACAAACGGATGACCTACAGCGTGTTTGTATGTGAAAGCTGCAATGGTGCGAATTTTTGCGAGTAATCTTGCAATTAAATCCACACCCATGTCTAGTTTTTCTTCATACTCTTCTAAATAATAACTAGAAAGAGAGGTTACCATCACTGATAAAACAGCAAGTGGATTTGCCACACCAGGAAAACCATCAAATAGGTTTAACATATCTTCATGAATCATGGAGTGTTTTGAGAGTCGACCAGAGAAGTCAGTTAACTCTTGCTTGGTGGGAAGATTGCCATAAATTAATAAAAATGAAGTTTCTACAAAAGTGGATTGGTAAGCAAGTTCTTTCAGATCATAACCACGATAAGTTAACTCACCTTTTTCGGGATCACGTCTAGAAACTTTCGATAAACCAAGAGCCGTGTTGAATAAACCAGGATCTACGGTGACGAGACCTGTTTTTCTGTAAAAATCGGTTAGGTCGATTCCTTCTTTTCCATCGGTACCAACAATGACCGGTAATTTATATGTTTTGCCCTTGATGTGGAATTCCACTTCACTCATGAAAAGACCTCTCTCCCTCCTATCTTACGGAAGGGAAGTTAGGAATCTAGAATAATTTAGACTTGGGTGAGTGCAGAATTAAGAGAATCGTGAATGAGAACAAAGTCAGTGAGACCGACAATATCCATCACTTTACGAAAGTGGGTATTGAGTCCAGCGAACTCAATTTTCCCTTGGTTCTCAGAAGATTTTGTAATGAGACTGATGAGAGTAGCAATTCCTGCAGAATTGATATAGGAAGTTTCTGAAAAGTTTAAAATGACACGAGTTCGTTTGTCAGAAGGGATGGATTCGTAAGATTCAACAATCTCTTCCTCGGCTTCGGACGTGATCTCGCCAGAAATGTGAATCACAGGGAGGTTTCCCCCATTCTCAAATCCCAACCGAATCTTAAACTCTTCCATCATTAGCTTCCAGGGAAATCCACAGAGAACGCGGGTCAACCAAAATTAGGATTTCGTTTTTCTTTCTTCCTTTGTCAATCGACCAAAGGGCTGTTTGCACTTTCGACAAACAAAGTACACATCAGTCGGTGTAGCTGATATTCCGACAAGTCCCATGGCGATCATTCCCCAGGTTGAATACTTAACTACTTTGCGTGCATTTTCATCGTCACGAGTGGTCCCACAATCACAGGTGGGGCGATCAGCTTTTTTAATGATTTGGCTCATAAGGCAAGTGTTCGGTTCCGACCCGTAGGTGGAACCGAAAAAGAAGATGATTAATTTTTAGAAAGATGTTCTACGTATTTTGCAAGGATGCGGATGTTATCGTCACCTAAGTGTCCGTAAGCAACCATTGGAGATCCTTTGATCCCTTCTTTCAATGTTTTAGTCACACCAGCAGCAGTATTTCCGTTTTTCCATTCGGAAGCAGGAGATTTGTAGTTTCTAGGTTTTGGGTTGAGAGCAGCAGCAGCAGCACCGTCACCAGCACCTTTTTCACCGTGGCAAGAAGAACAGTTTTGTAGGTAGAGTTCTTCTCCTTTAGCAAGATCTGGATCCGCAGCAGCACTAGATTCAACAGCAGCAGGTGTTTCTTCTTTTGGTTTGGAATCGCCACAAGCAACCATCACAACAGCGAAGGAGAGTGCGAAGAGAGATACTAAAACTTTTTTTGAGTTCATTTTTTACTCCAAGATAAGGATGACTCCAGTCTCTCACCCTTCTTGTCTTTTGAAAAGAAGAAATCACTACTTTTCTAAAAGATTTAAGAGTGCCTTTTCTAAATTTTGAAACTGAAACTCATAACCGCTAGAGAGTAATCTTTCGGGAATTACATACTGTCCTTTTGTGATGACAACCGATCCTTCACCATAGAGCGCCTGTATGGCGAAGGAAGGAACCTTAAAAAAGTTGGGGCGATGGAGTGTTTTTGCTAAAATACGTGAAAACTCTTCGTTACTGACTGGATGCGGAGATACTAAATTATAAGCTCCTGCCTCCGATTCTAACTGCATTAAGTGTAACATTGCAGAAATAAAATCCAATATATGTATCCAACTCATCCCTTGTTTGCCTGTGGCAATCGAACCACCCACTCCGAATAAAAAAGGAGGAAGCATTTTTTCCAAAGCTCCTCCTTTTGAAGATAGAATGATTCCAGTTCTAAATACTAAAGAACGGATTCCTTTTGTTTTTAAAGGAAGAGTTTGGTTCTCCCATTCCACACAAAGTTTGGCAAGGAAGTCATCACCTGGTTCTTTTTTCTCGGAATAAGGAGGATGAGGTTCTTCCGACATTCCATAATAACCAACAGCACTCGCATTGACAAAAACTTTCGGCGGAGATTTTAAATCCACAACACGAGCCACAAGACCTCTCGTAAAATCGATACGGGAAGTTTCGATCAGAGTTTTTCGTTCTTCTGTCCACCTAACGCCAGCTATTGGCTCACCAACCAAGTTGATGATTGCATCTAAACCTTCCAAATCAGCAGCTTGCGGAAGAATACAAGAGACAAATTCCAACTCTGGGTAGGAAGATAGTTCTGGGGGTAGGGAAGTTTTTCTAGAAAAAACCCGGAAACGATGCCCTTTCTGGGTCGCAAGCGCAATGAATGATTTACCGATAAGGCCAGTGCCACCTAAAATTCCGATTTTCATTGGATCTCCTTTCGTAAGAGATCGTAAAAAAAGAAGTAGCCCATTTTTTTACAGTGCGTATTTTTTTCTTTCATATGAGATCTGCTATTCTCCTTCCCATCGCTACTGCCGTTTTCCTTGTTCTCATCGGGAATTATTACCTATTTTCAGGAACAAAAAAAAGTATTCATCAATACAAAGAAAACCCACCATTCCGCATTGAAGACAGCACCAGTTCTGGTGGCATCCACCTTCTTTTAGACAAAGATACAAAAACGGTTTGGAGAAAGAAACAAAACGGAAAAGAAGATTTTGATTTTTTCTTAGAGATGAAATTGTCACATTTTTGGAATGGAAATCTTTTTTTCCCAAGAGAATTCAAAAACTTAAATGTTTTTGCCTGCCCTGGTGAATCCTTACCTGCCTTTGAAATGCGATTTTTATTACGTGAAAGTATTAACGTAGATAAAGAACTAAGAATGCCCAAAGATGAGTTAGCGCTTGTTTATCGGTTTGAAGAAAAAAACAAAACTAAAGTTTCGATTCCTCTTTCCAAACTTCCTAAATTCCAAAAAGAAACGAACTATCCAAAAAATATCCATATCCTCACACCAGAATTCAAATTAATAAAAACGGAAGGATGTATTTCCGAAGTGGAACTTGAGGAAGTCCCATGACAAACCCTCCAGGAAAAATCTCCGAATCCCCAACCATACCAAACCAAGCTAAAACAGATCGTAAGTTCGATATCAGGTCTCTTTTAGAAGAAGGCCCTCTTCCAATAAGCGAAGGCAAAAACCAATCGATGGGACTCGATGAAAAATTACGGAAGGCATATTTTTGGATCACTAATTTTGCCATCATCAACCCATTTTATGATATCGAATACAACGAGACCCCTCCTTTAAAATTCACAATTGGAGATTCAAAATCTGTAATCACTCTGCCCACAGCACAAAGTTATTCTAGTTTTGTTTTACTCCCTCTTCTTTCTCTCATTGCAAGAGGTAAATGTTTGTTAGTTGGTGGACCAGGGCGTGGAAAAACAGCATCCGCCATCCTTATGGGAGTGATTGCCGGATACCCTATCAAAGAAATTAAACGAGCCATCCAACATGGCCAACCACAAATGACAATTACCGATTTATTAGGAAATCCACTTCCTAGCGATATGATGCAAGCCAAGTCAATGGATGAAATCAAAATCGCTTGGCGAAAATGGCTCGGGATGCAAGTCAAAATCATCGACGAATACAATCGGATTCCGACAAGGACTCAATCTGCCCTTCTCACCATTATGGGTGATAATTATGCGGAAATTTATGACCAAATCTACGAATGTCCTGAGGCGGCATGGTATCTCACTGCCAACGATGACGCCGGTGGTGGAACCTATCAAGTGATTGAAGCTCTTCGTGACCGAATTGATATCGTTGTCAAAGCACCTCACTTTAACACACGTTTTATCAAAGATTTGATCCAAAGAGTAGAAGAAGGATATAAACCAGAAACACTCGTCCCCAAAGAAATTATTTTTTCTAAAGAAGAAATTGATACCATTAGCACAGAAATTCGAAGTATTAGTTTTCCACCCAAACTTCGTCGTAGGATGGAATTTTTTACTTCTCAATTTGAATTTATGGAATACGCAGGGGAACAATTAGAATACAAAACCAAAGATACCGCCAAACTGAGTACAGTTGATTTCGGAGTTTTAAGTTCCTCTGAAACGGGGAAAGACAAAACCAAAGACTTAGGTTCACAAACAAAAAACGGGCTGAGTGTCCGGGCCATTTTTACATGTATCAATTATGCAAAGGCACTCGCCTATTTTCGAGGGCTAAATGAAGTCACCCTCGATGATTTAAGTCATGTATTACCGTTTGTTCTACATGATAAATTAGTTCAAAATTCGGATTCTCCTTTTTTTGAAGATGCAGATCACAAGGTTTATCGCAGTGACCGAGTGAGTTGGATTCGAAAACTATTTAGTTTATCCTTAAGCGAATACGAAAGACTTGGATTGGATAAAAATGATACAATTGCCAATCTTTCCATTAAATTCGAAGAAGGTTTAGAAGGACTTTCTGTAAAAGAAACCAAACAAAGACTAGTTGAGATTGAAAAAGAAATTGAATCTATGGCAAAACAACGAAAGTTATACGGCCATATGTTTGATGATCTATTAAAACTCAAATATCTGCACCAAAGGTATACTAATTACCTAAAATGGGCGGAATCAAATGTATGAGTCAAAATACTTGGAAAGATATCCTTTTAAAAAATCGAGATCTTTGTAATCATCTTGTACTCACAGAAAAAAAAACAAATTCGAATTTTTCTGAAGAATCATTATCTGAAAACCTAGTTCCTTTTTTTAATGCCTTGCTCTCTCAGAAAGAAGGAGTCAGTCCCGAGGAACAAATTCTTTCTCTCTTCCAAATTCTACTCACCCTCATCTCTAAAAATTTTTTCAAACAAAGTCCACCGGTTCCCCAACTATTTTTGGAAACAATCAGTGGGCTTAGTATCATTACGGGAGAAAATCTAAATGAGAATTTATCTTATTTGTCCAATGTTCTTGTTAAAATTGAAGAAACAAAGAAAGAACTTTTTATAAAAAGAATCCAATCCTTGTCAAAATCCATCTCCTCGACAGAAGAATGGAAAGCTCTGTTAACTATCTTTTTCTGGGCTAGTGGCAAACCAGAGTATAGAATTGAGGCTGAAAAACAATTTCGATCTCTTCCTCAAAAGGTAAAAAACGAAATCCAAACTTTGATAGGAATTACAGAAGATACATTAGCATACGCATTCCCAAAACGAATAAATCCTCCGAAAGAAACAGATCCAGTGCATTTTCGGGTGATTCCCGGATACACTTTGTTTGGTGGACTATTTCAAAACCTTCCCATATTACATTTGGGAAAAGAAACAAACTTTAATTCGGTAATTGTATCCTCAGGACTTTCTACTTTCTCTTTATATTTAGATCAGTTTGGAACCAACTTAATTTCCAGAAGAGAATCTACTCTTTCGGAAAAACCAAACACTTCCATTCATTCCTCATTTTGGAAACTCATTGTCAGTAAAAAACTAGAGCTGAAAGGAATTCTTTCCGTAGTGGAATCTGAAACTTTTATTTTACTTACCCTTCAAAATTCGTATCACATTTATTTGTTTTATTTGGGATCATAACCATGGACTTCGTAAAAGACTGGGAACTTAAGTGGGAGGATGCACTCAAACTTTGGAGCGATTATGTAAAACTAACGCCAGCTAAATTTTTGTTTTCGAAATCAGAAGAAAAAACAGAAGGCCTATCGGGATCTTTTGCTGCCATTCGTTTGTTAGACCATAGGGTTCTTCTCTCTGTAGAACAAATTCAAAAATACAAACTAGAAAACTATCCTCTGGAAATTTTAGGCCACGAAATTGGACACCATGTATATTGCCCAGGAGACTTAAACGACCAAGCCAAACTCATTTACCTTGCCGGTTTAGCACTTCCAAAACTTGGCCATTTGACATCTACAATTGTTAATATTTATGAAGATCTTTATATCAACGATCATCTAAAACGTTATAATCATTTACGAATGGAAGAAGTATACCAAAGAATTGGCAAAAATGAGGACAGGTTCTGGAACTTCTACATGAGAACTTACGAACTACTATGGGCACTTCCTTCTGAAACTTTAACGGATGGAAAGGTAGAAGATTTAATTCAATCCGATGCTAGCCTTGTCTGTCGAATGATACGAAACTTTCCCAATGACTGGGAAAAAGGTATGTTCGATTTTGCAAGTATATGTTTTCCTTATTTTTTTAAATCGGATGGAGAGACAATTCAAATTCTTGGGAAAATTTCTTCCATTTTAGACACGTTAGACGCTGGTAAAGGGATGGCACCCCCATCTGGAATCACAGATATCGAAGTCGAATCTGAGATATTTTCTTCTGAACTTGGATCTATAAAAAAAAGGGAACTAAGTCCGACAGACTTTTCTTCTATTTGTAACGCAATGGGGATAGAAGCAGATATTTCGGACATAGTGTACAGATACTATAAAGACAAAGCATTACCTTATCTAGTTCCTTTTCCTGAATTACGAACCCCAGGAGCTAAAGAAAAAATTTTAGAAGGAAATGATTTATGGGATCCAGGATCCCCTTTAGAAAAAATCAATTGGATGGAATCAGCAATTCGCAGTCCAATTGTAGTGCCAGGATACACAACCGTAGAAGATGTTTATGGAGAAACAGAATCACAAGAAGTTGAAATTAACCCAATCGACTTAGACTTGTTTGTTGACTGTTCAGGATCGATGCCTAACCCACAAACGAGTTTGTCTTATTTAACACTTGCTGGTGCCATCATTTCTTTATCGGCATTGCGAACTGGTAGCCACGTCCGAGTCACATTGTGGTCTGGAAAAAAAGAATATAAAACCACAAGTGGGTTTATTAGGGATGAAAAAGAAATTTTAAAAGTTCTCACTGGATACTTTGGAGGAGGAACCTGTTTCCCTTTGGATTTGTTAGAAGATGGTTACAAAGAAAAACCGAAACGAAAAAGGCATATCTTGATGATTTCGGATGATGGAATTGATACTATGTTTACTCAAAGATATCCAAAAGATCCAAGGTCCATTGTAAAAAATGCCTTAGAAACTGCGGAAGGTGGTGGTTCTATGGTTTTGCAACTTTATAATCCTAAGGGAAATAAAATCGTCACAGAGATGGGGGAATCAGGTTGGGAAATTTATCCGATCCAAAACTGGGAAGACCTGATTCAGTTCAGTAAAAAATTTGTTCAAAAAAATTATGTTAGAAATCAGATACTACATCAAACAAATTCTTAATTTCCCCATTTTATCTGTGGATCTGGCTACAGTTTCTTTGGATGCCCTGTGGTTTGATGCCTTACTGACAAAAAATAAAGGAATCCTTTCTCCGGTCTTTCATCAATCCTTAAATAAAATCACAGACATAAATGTCAAAGGCACTCATGCCATTCTCGCCTACGTACTGTTTGATCTAGATTCAAAAATTCCAGAATATGATTTTAAAAAGTTAGAAAAATATCTATTTGAAGTTGTCCCTGAATTATGCGGATTAGTAAATCCATATACAGAATGGACGAAAGATGCAGAAAGAGCCGAAGAACTAATCCGAAGTTTATTCCAGTCAATCGACCTAGTACCAGCAAACGAAACCAAGGTTTATTTTGAAGACAGATATCGCTCCATTGATTCTAGAGAGCGACTTCGAATTTTAGAACAAACAAAAAAAGCACAAGAACGAGCAAAAGAAATTCTCAGACAAATGAAACAAAAAGAAGAGGAAGAAGCCGCCTCTAAATACAACCGTGAATGATCCCAAACAAACAAAAAACTCTCCTTTAATGTTAGAGAGTTGGAAGCTGGAGTTAGATCGTTTGGTAAAATCACGATTTGCTCCAATTTGGAATGTTAGCATCGGAGATAGAATCGAAAAAGAAGATTTTGATTTTGTAAAAGAATTTCACCTGGCTTTTTGTCAGGCCAAAACAAATCAAATGGAGTTTGATCGTAAGGCCGCTATTCGATTTATCAGAAAAAACCAATACCTTTCTCTATTTTTTAAAAACCAATTGAATGGATTATCACCAGAAGATGATTTTGAATCCATTCCCTTTACCACCAGAGAAGACCTCCAAACCAAGATGACAGAAATCATTCCCGTTATGGTAGATCTGAATCGAATGGTCATCAATCCCACATCGGGAACTACAGGCCAACCCATACTCGCTCCCAACCATCCCAAAGCAATTGGTTGTTATGTACCCCTCATTGAATGGACTGTAGGAAGATATGGTGTCATACCCAAACACAAACCTGAGTCCACCTTTGCCATTCAGCTTTGTTACCAAGAAAATACAATCGTATATGCAACAACTCATAGTTTGGCGGGAGGTGCTAAATTTGCAAAAATCAATCTTCACCAAAACTCATGGAAAGATAGTTCTGATTTAGAAAATTTTATTAAGGAATCTTCCCCACAAATCCTAACAGGAGATCCTTACGCTTTAGAAGCTGCCATGAAAATGGGACTAAATTACAAACCCGAAGCCATTCATTCCACAGCACTTGAACTAACAGATAGTTTACGAAAGAAACTAGAACAACATTTCGAGTGCCCAGTCATCAATTCCTATTCTTTAAATGAAACAGGTCCCATTGCTTATGCATGTCCCAAAAATCCCGATTGGATGCACATCCTTCCCCATGATTTATATGTAGAAATCATTTCTGACAAAACGGGAGAAGTAGAACCTAGTGGCAATGTGGGAGAAATTGTAATAACAGGAGGACGAAATCCTTACCTACCTTTACTTCGTTACAAAACGGGAGATAGAGGAGAACTTCGTTATGGTCCTTGTCATTGTGGTGACAACTTTCCTCGCCTGCGATTGTTATCTGGTAGAAAACCTGTATATTTCACAAAACCTTATGGAGAAACGGTAAATCCCGTTGATGTTGCAAGAATTCTCAGAAGGAATCCTCATATCTACCAATTCCAAATGGAACAATTTACCAATAAGGATTTTATTTGTCGAGTTTCTGCTTCCCATGAATTCTCTAAACTTACAAAACAAGAAGAAGGAACAGAATCAACTGCACAAGGGAATACATTACAAATTCAATTACAATTGGAACTAGAATCACTACTTGGGTTCGGATCCCAGGTTCAAATTGACACCAACTTTCCGTTAGATGGGAAAAAACAACCAGCCTTCATCAACTCTTATGCGGAATCAAAGGAAAAATCACAATGACTCATGGTTTAGTTCTAGGAAAATTTTATCCACCGCATAAAGGCCATATC
The DNA window shown above is from Leptospira brenneri and carries:
- a CDS encoding SpoIIE family protein phosphatase; the encoded protein is MAKETPPKVEKGFLQAESYLKDQTKTIELVGDWEYYPGLLISPTEMESLEKTREPHFFKVPGIWTDSFWDRGFLAGDGYATFSLKIQHGQKGIPLSLKIPEMETAYNLFVDGVKVSSNGSVTTSYQTGKPEYRPRIIDFFPKEDQTSIVLQISNYHHRKGGPAQIVIFGKTSEIHHQYESAILRDMLLVGSILFMGIYHLFLYWNRKKDPFTFWFALTCLLIALRVFITGNKYLIQLFPDLPWEIHLKLSYLSFFLITPIFSKYIYLLFKPYFSRRVYEFVKYLGFAFCFIVLVTRSSFYTYLMIPFQAFTLAGAIYTFLVIIRAIRDSLPGSILFFISFTIFIASFINDILVNNLIIYGPLTIHFGIFTMFFVQSVYIARNFSKGFVEAENFAVALSDKNQVLQKVQNQLTDLNERLETRVKDKTEELQGKLDQIGKDMRLAKSIIQSVTKIPDLEPYLKVDILYKPIAEVGGDIFFIKRIQDFYYRFFLGDATGHGLQAALYSMMIQSEFERVSAVAMRPNDLLFYMNQHFYDKNADLQIYFPAMVMDFDFHQKILRYAGGGVQNQIHIKKDGSTSLFENTGPIIGILEHYRYGVFESKVESGDRIFLFTDGIFEELNESDGVQAWGALLEVIQNTTNLPFAEVVPSIKTMLFERMNKSQWKDDSTLIFIEIT
- a CDS encoding citrate/2-methylcitrate synthase yields the protein MSEVEFHIKGKTYKLPVIVGTDGKEGIDLTDFYRKTGLVTVDPGLFNTALGLSKVSRRDPEKGELTYRGYDLKELAYQSTFVETSFLLIYGNLPTKQELTDFSGRLSKHSMIHEDMLNLFDGFPGVANPLAVLSVMVTSLSSYYLEEYEEKLDMGVDLIARLLAKIRTIAAFTYKHAVGHPFVYPLDKNPYCTNFLYMMHKMPANDYTVPDEFDRILNQMWILHADHEQNVSNTAVQVVGSTQANLFASISAGIMAQWGAREGGRPTAAIGLIEDIIKTKTPVKDYFERFKRGGLTIRNNGFGQKAYDVVSPRAQVAREIIHEFYKGRKLTAVEDVALQIDEVVWNDSYFMENLLYPNLEYYSGLVFHTLGIPKNMFSVMQVIGRLPGWLAHWREQRMKGDFSKVRPKQIYVGENQRKYIPVQNRL
- a CDS encoding STAS domain-containing protein — translated: MMEEFKIRLGFENGGNLPVIHISGEITSEAEEEIVESYESIPSDKRTRVILNFSETSYINSAGIATLISLITKSSENQGKIEFAGLNTHFRKVMDIVGLTDFVLIHDSLNSALTQV
- a CDS encoding c-type cytochrome, with translation MNSKKVLVSLFALSFAVVMVACGDSKPKEETPAAVESSAAADPDLAKGEELYLQNCSSCHGEKGAGDGAAAAALNPKPRNYKSPASEWKNGNTAAGVTKTLKEGIKGSPMVAYGHLGDDNIRILAKYVEHLSKN
- a CDS encoding TIGR01777 family oxidoreductase, with product MKIGILGGTGLIGKSFIALATQKGHRFRVFSRKTSLPPELSSYPELEFVSCILPQAADLEGLDAIINLVGEPIAGVRWTEERKTLIETSRIDFTRGLVARVVDLKSPPKVFVNASAVGYYGMSEEPHPPYSEKKEPGDDFLAKLCVEWENQTLPLKTKGIRSLVFRTGIILSSKGGALEKMLPPFLFGVGGSIATGKQGMSWIHILDFISAMLHLMQLESEAGAYNLVSPHPVSNEEFSRILAKTLHRPNFFKVPSFAIQALYGEGSVVITKGQYVIPERLLSSGYEFQFQNLEKALLNLLEK
- a CDS encoding AAA family ATPase, whose product is MTNPPGKISESPTIPNQAKTDRKFDIRSLLEEGPLPISEGKNQSMGLDEKLRKAYFWITNFAIINPFYDIEYNETPPLKFTIGDSKSVITLPTAQSYSSFVLLPLLSLIARGKCLLVGGPGRGKTASAILMGVIAGYPIKEIKRAIQHGQPQMTITDLLGNPLPSDMMQAKSMDEIKIAWRKWLGMQVKIIDEYNRIPTRTQSALLTIMGDNYAEIYDQIYECPEAAWYLTANDDAGGGTYQVIEALRDRIDIVVKAPHFNTRFIKDLIQRVEEGYKPETLVPKEIIFSKEEIDTISTEIRSISFPPKLRRRMEFFTSQFEFMEYAGEQLEYKTKDTAKLSTVDFGVLSSSETGKDKTKDLGSQTKNGLSVRAIFTCINYAKALAYFRGLNEVTLDDLSHVLPFVLHDKLVQNSDSPFFEDADHKVYRSDRVSWIRKLFSLSLSEYERLGLDKNDTIANLSIKFEEGLEGLSVKETKQRLVEIEKEIESMAKQRKLYGHMFDDLLKLKYLHQRYTNYLKWAESNV
- a CDS encoding vWA domain-containing protein; this encodes MDFVKDWELKWEDALKLWSDYVKLTPAKFLFSKSEEKTEGLSGSFAAIRLLDHRVLLSVEQIQKYKLENYPLEILGHEIGHHVYCPGDLNDQAKLIYLAGLALPKLGHLTSTIVNIYEDLYINDHLKRYNHLRMEEVYQRIGKNEDRFWNFYMRTYELLWALPSETLTDGKVEDLIQSDASLVCRMIRNFPNDWEKGMFDFASICFPYFFKSDGETIQILGKISSILDTLDAGKGMAPPSGITDIEVESEIFSSELGSIKKRELSPTDFSSICNAMGIEADISDIVYRYYKDKALPYLVPFPELRTPGAKEKILEGNDLWDPGSPLEKINWMESAIRSPIVVPGYTTVEDVYGETESQEVEINPIDLDLFVDCSGSMPNPQTSLSYLTLAGAIISLSALRTGSHVRVTLWSGKKEYKTTSGFIRDEKEILKVLTGYFGGGTCFPLDLLEDGYKEKPKRKRHILMISDDGIDTMFTQRYPKDPRSIVKNALETAEGGGSMVLQLYNPKGNKIVTEMGESGWEIYPIQNWEDLIQFSKKFVQKNYVRNQILHQTNS
- a CDS encoding phenylacetate--CoA ligase family protein, with the protein product MLESWKLELDRLVKSRFAPIWNVSIGDRIEKEDFDFVKEFHLAFCQAKTNQMEFDRKAAIRFIRKNQYLSLFFKNQLNGLSPEDDFESIPFTTREDLQTKMTEIIPVMVDLNRMVINPTSGTTGQPILAPNHPKAIGCYVPLIEWTVGRYGVIPKHKPESTFAIQLCYQENTIVYATTHSLAGGAKFAKINLHQNSWKDSSDLENFIKESSPQILTGDPYALEAAMKMGLNYKPEAIHSTALELTDSLRKKLEQHFECPVINSYSLNETGPIAYACPKNPDWMHILPHDLYVEIISDKTGEVEPSGNVGEIVITGGRNPYLPLLRYKTGDRGELRYGPCHCGDNFPRLRLLSGRKPVYFTKPYGETVNPVDVARILRRNPHIYQFQMEQFTNKDFICRVSASHEFSKLTKQEEGTESTAQGNTLQIQLQLELESLLGFGSQVQIDTNFPLDGKKQPAFINSYAESKEKSQ